In Colletotrichum higginsianum IMI 349063 chromosome 3, whole genome shotgun sequence, a genomic segment contains:
- a CDS encoding Methyltransferase, translated as MASLAVEETLPRADEQLLVEKTADLQVSEPNSQEEQPPHRSHDPQFNQKRSDPFQFGSRLLGEQDDVFEFNAWDHVETDDAYKEYAEQQYEMQRQSPVSDFDKNRLNNNPARMWDLFYKNNTANFFKNRKWLQQEFPILSEVTKEDAGKVTILEIGAGAGNTAFPILASNKNLSLRVHACDYSKQAVEVMRAHESYNQDRMQADVWDVTSDELPPGLEEGSVDVAILIFIFSALAPSQWNKAVTNVYRLLKPGGQVCFRDYGRGDLAQVRFKKGRYLDENFYVRGDGTRVYFFEKEELEQIWTGKTQEASEGTRAEFNVDDLGVDRRMLVNRARKLKMYRCWMQGRFTKK; from the exons ATGGCGTCCCTCGCCGTTGAAGAGACACTCCCGCGAGCGGATGAGCAACTTCTTGTtgagaagacggccgaccTCCAAGTGTCTGAGCCGAATAGCCAGGAGGAGCAGCCGCCTCACAGATCCCACGACCCTCAGTTCAACCAGAAGAGGAGTGATCCGTTCCAGTTCGGCAGTCGCCTGCTGGGCGAGCAAGACGATGTTTTCGAGTTCAACGCTTGGGACCATGTCGAGACTGACGATGCATACAAGGAGTATGCCGAGCAGCAATATGAAATGCAGCGGCAGTCTCCGGTCTCCGACTTTGACAAAA ACAGACTCAACAACAACCCAGCGAGAATGTGGGATCTTTTCTACAAAAACAACACGGCCAACTTTTTCAAGAATCGCAAGTGGCTACAGCAAGAGTTTCCCATCCTGTCTGAGGTGACCAAAGAGGATGCTGGCAAGGTCACAATCCTTGAgatcggcgccggtgccggtaACACTGCCTTTCCTATCCTTGCATCCAACAAGAACCTGAGCCTGAGGGTCCATGCCTGTGATTATTCGAAGCAGGCCGTAGAGGTCATGCGGGCCCATGAATCCTACAACCAAGATCGCATGCAGGCAGATGTCTGGGACGTGACGAGCGACGAGCTCCCGCCTGGTCTTGAAGAAGGGTCTGTCGACGTTGCTATCCTTATTTTCATCTTCTCGGCTTTGGCCCCCAGCCAGTGGAACAAGGCGGTTACCAATGTCTACCGTCTGCTTAAGCCAGGCGGCCAGGTCTGCTTCCGAGACTATGGAAGAGGTGATCTTGCCCAGGTTCGCTTCAAGAAAGGCCGCTACCTTGATGAAAACTTTTACGTGCGCGGCGACGGAACACGTGTTTACTTCTTCGAAAAGGAGGAGCTTGAGCAAATCTGGACCGGCAAGACGCAAGAAGCGTCGGAAGGCACCAGGGCTGAATTCAACGTCGACGACTTAGGCGTTGACAGGCGCATGCTCGTCAACCGAGCCCGCAAGTTGAAGATGTACCGATGTTGGATGCAGGGCCGATTCACGAAAAAATGA
- a CDS encoding Serine threonine-protein kinase: protein MGHRPRVGCTLQPASKCTDEIDPIRIHTFQPPEHSSLLWLDLACGVFNQSYVESRHKAAISLPPRSTCNIDALHRDLIRLDQPTMSASPLVVRATDALKPAGSVGSPFRNVSSAQASSGNGTPQPPKDKKAAPVVTTAPTLDLAEQMNEEEKRKYVKGKKLGEGTYAIVFLGHLRSNTSSLVAIKKIKVQKEYQEGMAPDAVRELKHLQELQHPNIISLLSVFSSKDQNLNLVLEYLPLGDLEMLIKDTTSVRYGAADIKAWMGMLTRGVWFCHENFVLHRDIKPNNLLIAADGEVKLADFGLARSFADLYQVMTNQVITRWYRPPELLFGAKHYSGAVDVWSVGCVFAELIIRAPYMPSETEVQQISLICRAVGTPTEENWPGVTKLPAYTVPDDAEPVKGKDFYQAMFGTVGPEGVDLLMKTFVLDPKKRITARDMLNHNWWRTEPKPTRKEDLPKKGGGEEKMGADLKRRPGLVDEDRGSRVARKLDFGQ, encoded by the exons ATGGGTCACAGGCCCAGAGTCGGATGCACCCTGCAGCCAGCAAGCAAATGCACAGATGAAATCGATCCAATCAGAATACACACGTTTCAGCCCCCAGAACACTCTTCCCTGTTGTGGCTTGATCTTGCCTGTGGCGTCTTCAACCAATCATACGTTGAATCTCGCCACAAGGCTGCCATCAGCTTGCCGCCTCGTTCCACTTGCAACATCGATGCGCTCCATCGCGACCTAATCCGTCTCGACCAACCCACGATGTCGGCATCACCTCTCGTCGTCCGCGCGACCGACGCCCTGAAGCCCGCGGGATCGGTCGGCTCGCCCTTTCGAAATGTCTCCTCCGCCCAAGCCTCCTCTGGCAACGGCACCCCGCAGCCccccaaggacaagaaggcgGCACCGGTAGTGACCACGGCCCCGACTCTGGACCTCGCCGAGCAGATgaacgaggaggagaagaggaaatATGTTAAGG GCAAGAAACTCGGAGAGGGTACCTACGCAATCGTTTTCCTCGGCCACTTGCGCTCAAACACGTCGTCTCTCGTCGCcatcaagaagatcaaggtCCAGAAAGAATACCAAGAGGGCATGGCCCCGGACGCCGTGCGTGAGCTCAAACACCTCCAGGAGCTCCAGCACCCCAATAtcatctccctcctctccgtTTTCTCCTCGAAGGACCAGAACCTCAACCTTGTTCTCGAGTATCTGcccctcggcgacctcgagatGCTGATCAAAGACACGACCAGCGTCCGCTATGGTGCCGCCGACATAAAGGCTTGGATGGGCATGCTGACTCGTGGCGTGTGGTTCTGCCACGAGAATTTTGTCCTGCACCGCGACATCAAGCCCAACAACTtgctcatcgccgccgacggcgaggtgaAGCTGGCTGATTTCGGTCTCGCGAGGAGCTTTGCCGATTTGTACCAGGTCATGACGAACCAAGTCATCACTCGGTGGTACCGCCCGCCCGAGCTGCTTTTCGGCGCCAAGCACTAcagcggcgccgtcgacgtgtGGAGCGTCGGCTGCGTCTTCGCCGAGCTCATCATCCGCGCCCCGTACATGCCCTCCGAGACGGAGGTCCAGCAGATCTCGCTCATCtgccgcgccgtcggcacccCGACGGAAGAGAATTGGCCCGGCGTGACGAAGCTGCCCGCCTACACGGTgcccgacgatgccgagcccGTCAAGGGCAAAGACTTTTACCAGGCCATGTTCGGTACGGTGGGccccgagggcgtcgacctgCTTATGAAAACGTTCGTCCTCGACCCCAAGAAGCGAATCACCGCACGAGACATGTTAAACCACAACTGGTGGCGCACCGAGCCCAAGCCCACGCGCAAGGAGGACCTTCCCAaaaagggcggcggcgaagagaaGATGGGCGCGGATCTGAAGCGCCGGCCcggtctcgtcgacgaggacagaGGTTCCAGGGTCGCGCGCAAGCTGGACTTTGGCCAATGA
- a CDS encoding Tyrosine/serine protein phosphatase, with the protein MDSNGITSVLNFRDVGSTVNSFQGRRLDNHQDDASLDDRKRLREELGIKAVIDLRTKPTTDAIPRTEHAQQARKRKTDLQIPALLQSNAALAEPVQIPGLKYHDIRITGGRFEWFLVRQLSWWGLCRLVVLFLLGYRNEGISVLASEVMVPRGLVRLGLDTLDQSGEEIAKALRVFLNPLTTPTLVHCTQGKDRTGMIITLVLLALDVPLEAIEHDYMLTSGALESEREVRLAEIREIGLTDDWFEPAPDMIVRTARHLDEVYGGIVGYLDKIRFDQNDRQKLKELLLY; encoded by the exons atggACAGCAACGGCATAACCTCTGTTCTAAATTTCCGTGACGTCGGCTCCACTGTGAACAGCTTTCAAGGACGGAG ACTTGATAATCATCAAGATGATGCCTCTCTAGATGACAGGAAACGCCTTCGAGAGGAGCTGGGCATCAAGGCGGTAATAGACTTGCGCACAAA GCCAACGACTGACGCCATCCCAAGAACGGAACACGCTCAACAGGCAAGAAAGCGCAAGACCGATCTCCAAATCCCCGCACTGCTGCAATCCAACGCTGCACTAGCCGAGCCGGTCCAGATCCCGGGTCTCAAGTATCACGATATCAGAATCACTGGCGGGAGATTCGAGTGGTTCTTGGTGCGGCAGCTGTCATGGTGGGGTTTGTG TCGCCTCGTCGTTCTCTTCCTCCTAGGTTATCGCAACGAAGGCATCTCTGTCCTCGCGAGCGAGGTCATGGTGCCACGTGGCCTGGTACGCTTGGGCCTCGATACCCTCGATCAATCTGGCGAAGAGATTGCCAAG GCTCTCAGAGTCTTTCTCAACCCGTTGACAACGCCTACTCTGGTCCACTGCACACAGGGCAAGGACAGGACGGGGATGATCATTACCCTCGTGCTGTTAGCCCTCGACGTGCCGCTCGAGGCGATCGAGCATGACTACATGCTGACAAGTGGCGCGCTCGAGTCCGAAAGGGAAGTAAGGCTGGCCGAGATTAGAGAGATTGGCCTCACGGACGACTGGTTTGAGCCGGCGCCTGACATGATCGTACGAACCGCTCGACATCTCGACGAGGTCTACGGGGGAATCGTTGGGTATTTGGACAAAATCAGGTTCGACCAGAATGATCGacagaagctcaaggagctgctgctgtaCTGA
- a CDS encoding Frag1/DRAM/Sfk1 family protein, with protein sequence MRILSYWIFPIISGLVWLGMLLGMLLYWIIDTNRVVYPSMSPPQSIAYISDVGAYYLKPLFITGCVITTIFLDLSFFSDRWLRHRGRLVPNTSTGEKILYGFTIFFAIVGTVGLICLSIFDTYRHKNLHLLFLLFFMGGYLLSAIFICWEYQRLGIKYPEHRSLAASFWIKLVFILVELVLAIAFIVCNFREIYNVAAILEWVVAFIFSFYIFSFTVDLLPAAKTRNKANRFSKPGSMREWNHGGQGQF encoded by the exons ATGAGGATATTATCGTACTGG ATCTTTCCCATCATATCGGGCCTCGTCTGGCTCGGCATGCTCCTAGGCATGCTTCTCTATTGGATCATCGACACAAACCGCGTCGTCTATCCTTCCATGTCTCCCCCGCAATCCATTGCCTACATCAGCGACGTCGGCGCCTACTACCTCAAGCCACTCTTCATTACGGGCTGCGTCATCACCACTATCTTCCTTGacctctccttcttctcggacCGCTGGCTCCGCCACCGCGGCCGCCTCGTGCCCAACACCTCGACTGGCGAAAAGATCCTATATGGGTTCACgatcttcttcgccatcgtcggcactGTCGGGCTGATCTGCCTCAGCATCTTCGACACCTACCGCCACAAGAACCTGCACCTCCTGTTCCTACTGTTCTTCATGGGCGGCTACCTGCTGtccgccatcttcatctgcTGGGAGTACCAGCGCCTCGGCATAAAGTATCCCGAACATCGcagcctcgccgcctcgtTCTGGATCAAgctcgtcttcatcctcgtcgagctAGTGCTGGCTATCGCCTTCATTGTCTGCAACTTTCGCGAGATTTACAACGTTGCCGCCATCCTTGAGTGGGTCGTCgccttcatcttctccttctacatcttctccttcaccGTTGATCTGCTGCCCGCGGCCAAGACCCGGAACAAGGCGAATCGGTTCTCGAAGCCGGGGAGCATGCGGGAGTGGAACCACGGCGGTCAGGGGCAGTTTTAG
- a CDS encoding Tetratricopeptide gives MAPSLVRPQGHLSPAQALELAQKAPTILRNNPKAFSSSPLLSLFSASETPELWTIYENLLLACLRTGDSQAAHQCLERLIIRFGDENERIMAFKGLVKEAEADNDGELAQVLMEYETILGANATNIPVAKRRIALLKSTGKISEAVAALNSLVDFNPTDAEAWAELADLYLSQGLYSQAIFALEEVLVLTPNAWNIHARLGEVLYMAASTSEGSSLQHLTESVKRFSRSIELCDDYLRGYYGLKLVTNKLIKEPSKPSKQPELEEWSLPDVTTLQNLNELATKKLAEIVRRNGAQERLWQGYDESEVAAARDLLSKESAELVR, from the exons ATGGCCCCGTCTCTCGTCCGCCCCCAGGGCCACCTGTCACCGGCTCAGGCCCTTGAGCTGGCCCAGAAGGCGCCGACGATTCTGCGAAACAACCCAAAGGCATTTTCATCGTCGCCGCTTCTATCACTGTTCTCGGCATCTGAGACGCCCGAACTGTGGACAATCTACGAGAACCTCCTTCTGGCCTGCCTCCGGACGGGAGATAGTCAAGCAGCGCACCAATGCCTCGAAAGGCTGATTATCCGCTTTGGAGACGAAAACGAACGTATCATGGCTTTCAAGGGCTTGGTCAAAGAGGCGGAAGCCGACAACGATGGAGAACTGGCACAGGTTCTCATGGAATACGAGACCATACTTGGAGCAAACGCGACGAACATT CCTGTTGCGAAACGTCGCATTGCCCTCCTGAAGTCTACTGGAAAGATATCGGAAGCGGTCGCGGCACTCAACTCCCTCGTTGACTTCAATCCCACGGATGCAGAGGCGTGGGCAGAGCTTGCCGACTTGTATCTGTCGCAGGGCCTCTACTCGCAGGCCATATTTGCGCTTGAGGAGGTCCTCGTTCTGACTCCGAATGCATGGAAC ATACACGCGCGGCTGGGCGAAGTATTGTACATGGCAGCCTCGACTTCTGAAGGATCCTCGCTGCAGCATTTGACCGAGTCTGTAAAGAGATTCAGTCGAAGCATCGAGCTTTGTGACGACTACCTCAGGGGTTACTACGGACTGAAACTA GTTACGAACAAACTGATCAAGGAGCCCTCAAAGCCATCAAAGCAACCGGAGCTGGAGGAGTGGAGCCTTCCCGACGTCACCACGCTACAGAATCTCAATGAGCTGGCGACAAAAAAGTTGGCGGAAATTGTACGCCGTAACGGAGCGCAGGAGAGGCTCTGGCAGGGCTATGACGAATCGGAAGTGGCAGCGGCGCGAGATTTACTGTCAAAGGAGTCGGCCGAGCTTGTGAGATGA